One window of the Archangium primigenium genome contains the following:
- a CDS encoding ATP-binding protein yields the protein MTWEEHNRAFLSTCLERVRRLLERHAEAPRAEAPVAPPSREDADAWPEWPAEAGRPPALRVLCETFGLSPFERDVLLLGAGMELDSRIPAACARAQGDAQRPYPTFALALAALPHAHWDALSPQGALRQWDLVTVGLGSPLTQEPLRVEERIWQYLIGIDGLDERLARCVQPPPDARPLVPTHEALARQVAATCAGAARDSPLPVVQLVGRSASDQATLAQHSTALLGLSLLRAPAENLPDSQDGTARFASLWNREALLGGHALLLDCHNMDSSEPARVASIQRLVASIHGLLFLATPERRATGTRTNALYEVPPLSIEEQRAFWTQGLERSLEPQTVQRLELPETIDALVNQFTLDCATIEAATTQGLGQLLARGGLPKPGEVREALWAGSQAQCRQRLEGLAQRLNLKAHSTDLILSETQARQLAEVETHVRHRALIHETWGFSTGSWRGMGTSVLLAGPSGTGKTLAAEVLAKRLGLDLYRIDLSGVVNKYVGETEKNLRKVFDAAEAGGCALLFDEADALFGQRSEVRDSHDRYANLEVSYLLQRVESFQGLAILTTNRQSDLDRAFSRRLQFVVNFSMPGPEQRKALWVCSFPSGAPIESLDFEHLSNLEISGALIRKIAVNAAFLAAEEGWLSGQAPHISMRNINTAALREAERQQLPIHNIKFL from the coding sequence ATGACCTGGGAAGAGCACAACCGGGCCTTCCTCTCCACCTGCCTCGAGCGGGTGCGGCGCCTGCTGGAGCGGCATGCCGAAGCGCCCCGCGCGGAGGCCCCCGTCGCGCCTCCCTCGCGAGAAGACGCCGACGCGTGGCCCGAGTGGCCCGCGGAGGCCGGACGTCCCCCCGCGCTGCGCGTGCTGTGCGAGACGTTCGGACTGAGCCCTTTCGAGCGGGACGTGCTCTTGCTGGGGGCCGGGATGGAGCTGGACTCGCGCATTCCCGCCGCGTGTGCCCGGGCCCAGGGAGACGCCCAACGGCCCTACCCCACTTTCGCCCTGGCGCTGGCGGCACTGCCCCACGCGCACTGGGATGCCCTGTCACCCCAGGGGGCCTTGCGGCAGTGGGACCTGGTGACGGTGGGGCTGGGCTCACCCCTCACCCAAGAACCTCTGCGCGTGGAGGAGCGCATCTGGCAGTACCTCATCGGCATCGATGGCCTCGACGAGCGGCTGGCTCGCTGTGTCCAGCCTCCGCCCGACGCAAGACCCCTGGTGCCCACGCACGAGGCCCTGGCCCGGCAGGTGGCCGCCACCTGCGCCGGCGCGGCGCGCGATTCCCCACTCCCTGTCGTTCAACTCGTTGGACGCAGTGCATCGGATCAGGCCACGCTCGCCCAACATTCCACCGCATTGCTCGGCCTTTCACTCCTGCGCGCTCCTGCGGAAAACCTGCCCGACTCCCAAGATGGGACAGCGCGTTTCGCGAGCTTGTGGAACCGGGAAGCGCTGCTCGGTGGCCACGCCCTCCTGTTGGACTGCCACAACATGGATTCCTCGGAGCCTGCGCGTGTCGCGTCCATCCAACGATTGGTGGCATCAATCCACGGGTTGCTTTTTCTTGCCACGCCTGAACGCCGCGCCACGGGAACTCGCACCAATGCCCTCTACGAAGTCCCCCCGCTCTCCATTGAGGAACAGCGTGCCTTTTGGACACAAGGGTTGGAACGAAGCCTCGAACCCCAAACAGTGCAACGCCTCGAACTCCCAGAAACCATTGATGCCCTTGTAAACCAATTCACTTTGGACTGTGCGACCATTGAGGCGGCCACTACACAAGGGTTAGGCCAACTCCTGGCGCGTGGTGGTCTTCCAAAACCTGGAGAGGTGCGTGAAGCGCTTTGGGCCGGGTCCCAGGCACAGTGTCGCCAGAGGCTGGAGGGATTGGCACAGCGACTGAACTTGAAAGCGCATTCGACAGACCTGATACTGTCCGAAACGCAAGCTCGACAGCTCGCCGAGGTGGAAACGCATGTACGCCATCGGGCGCTCATTCACGAGACGTGGGGGTTCTCGACTGGAAGCTGGAGAGGAATGGGCACCAGTGTGCTGTTGGCTGGCCCAAGTGGTACAGGCAAAACCCTCGCCGCCGAGGTGTTGGCGAAGCGACTTGGATTGGACCTCTATCGCATCGATTTGAGCGGCGTAGTGAACAAATATGTCGGGGAAACAGAGAAGAACCTGCGCAAGGTTTTTGATGCGGCTGAAGCGGGAGGATGTGCTCTACTTTTCGACGAAGCCGATGCGTTGTTTGGTCAGCGCAGTGAGGTGCGGGACAGCCATGACCGCTATGCCAACTTGGAGGTGAGTTACCTTTTGCAGCGCGTGGAATCATTCCAAGGATTGGCCATCCTCACGACCAACCGCCAGTCCGATCTCGATCGCGCCTTCTCTCGCCGCCTGCAATTCGTGGTGAACTTCTCGATGCCGGGTCCAGAGCAACGCAAGGCGCTGTGGGTGTGTTCATTCCCGTCCGGCGCCCCGATAGAGTCCTTGGATTTTGAACATCTATCTAATCTTGAAATTTCTGGCGCGCTGATTCGCAAAATAGCAGTCAACGCGGCATTCCTTGCCGCCGAGGAAGGTTGGCTCTCGGGACAAGCCCCCCACATCTCAATGCGGAACATAAACACCGCGGCGCTGCGCGAGGCGGAACGACAGCAGTTACCCATCCACAACATTAAATTTCTCTGA